ATATGCTTTCTCTATAGGTATTCTAAGATCAAATAATGCATAGAGAATAGGATCTATCTCCTCATATGATGCCCCCAGCTCCTCCTCAACTCTATGCCCTGGCCATAGCCTTGGGCTACTGGGTTTCCTAGCAATTTTTTCAAAACCCATAATCTCTGCCAATCTCCTTACCTGTACCTTATATAGATCTCCTATTGGCAATAGATCTACACCTCCATCCCCATACTTTGTAAAGTACCCCAATAAAATTTCACTCTTATCACCTGTTCCAAGAACTAGATAGTTATATAGATTTGCATAGTAGTATAGTATAGCCATTCTAATCCTAGGCATTAGATTTCCAGTTGCAAGCCTATTGCTATGGTCAAAACCTGGCAGGTTTTTGATATAGGAATCAAGTATGGGGTCTATATCTATATAGAGATATCTAATCCCAAGAGAATTAACTATATATAGAGCATCATCTATATCCTCTCTAGGTGTATATCTACTAGGCATTATAACCCCAAGAACA
Above is a genomic segment from Ignisphaera aggregans DSM 17230 containing:
- a CDS encoding NH(3)-dependent NAD(+) synthetase (COGs: COG0171 NAD synthase~InterPro IPR003694~KEGG: pis:Pisl_1302 NAD synthetase~PFAM: NAD synthase~PRIAM: NAD(+) synthase~SPTR: A1RU33 NH(3)-dependent NAD(+) synthetase~TIGRFAM: NAD+ synthetase~PFAM: NAD synthase~TIGRFAM: NAD+ synthetase) produces the protein MNFIDYRTVVDAIDYEKAVDIIIGFIRDNVLGASAKGVVIGVSGGLDSTVTSILAVKALGRENVLGVIMPSRYTPREDIDDALYIVNSLGIRYLYIDIDPILDSYIKNLPGFDHSNRLATGNLMPRIRMAILYYYANLYNYLVLGTGDKSEILLGYFTKYGDGGVDLLPIGDLYKVQVRRLAEIMGFEKIARKPSSPRLWPGHRVEEELGASYEEIDPILYALFDLRIPIEKAYQIFRRDLVDMVIRRYRQSEHKRRTPPIADLSSAKKMVREAL